The Procambarus clarkii isolate CNS0578487 chromosome 15, FALCON_Pclarkii_2.0, whole genome shotgun sequence genomic interval agactactaaataaacatAAATAACCACTAAACCTTGTTTCTAAATCAACCAAATTACGTAACAATCATACGTGACAGTGCCCAACTCTTTCTCTTCTAtccgggagggggggagaggtccCTCGGCTGTGAGCCGAGAATATAGACCACTGTACTACAGTATTCACTACTTCATTAGGGCTAATCGTCTGGGCATAAGTGTCCTCCTTTCCAGAGTTGCTCTTCTCGCAACTTTTGCTCAAACTCCTCTAGTCAATTCCGATTTGCTTTTATACAAACTGGAAAGATTGtctcaatattttagttttgtacaGTACATGAATATCAAAATTTAAACTACAAAATACAGAAAACTTTCATAATTTACTCAAAAGTATTTTAATTACTGCACGTAAATAAACACAATTTATGAACAAATATTTTATTGCTCATTctaaaattttaacaatgaaaatgTGTTAGGTATTGCTACTGCCATTTCAGAACCACttcaataaaaaaacaaaaactaaAATCCACACCTAAATGGTATAGACTGTTGACAATGTATCTACAGTGAAGTATACGTGGTCGCTTCCTTGCTAACAAGTACTGGAGGGATGTTGTGGTGAGCCTTAACATCTGGAGCATAAATGTGCTTGTAGTACAGTACTGTTTAGAACAGCAGTTCATAACCAGTGAGTCACGACCCCCTTGGGTGTATTTTGAGTAGAGTATTAGAAAATAGGGCCATCCCCCAAAAAGGTTGGGAATGGCCCTCTATTGGTTCTAAAGCTACTGGTTTAGATCCAATAACAGACTTATTAGTTCACAATGGATGGATCTAAGATTacaattgtaatttttttttttactgaatatacagtacagtactgtaattcacAGAGAAATTTTATTACTTCACTGGCCCAGGACCTGTTTCACAGCTTTCCAGTCTTCAGGAGACAAAGCTTTTAGGTTTGTTCCGATTACGTTTTGCTTGTGCTCCAAGTCATTCAGGTAGTTGACTTTGCTGCAGAGTCCATTACGCAAGTTGTTGATTTCTGTATCCAGTTGCTTTTGTTCTTAAGAAAGGGAAAGAAGAAAATTCACCATTAGGTTTAAcagtaaattaaaatattttaacTTACCGTTTTCTGCTATAAAACAAGTTAAATACAGGTGTAATTTGTAGTATTTAAGCAATTTAAGTAAACCAGTGACATGGAGTGAATACTAACTTGCATAACACTAGGTGTTATGCATATGTATTCTTATGTATGCATGTATTCTTCATAAACAGATGTGTACTGTACAAAATCATTATTCCCATTTCCCACCTTTAATAAGATAAAGGTGGGAACGAATCTGCCTAGAACAGAATGGAAAGCATTATAGTGTACAAAGGTTACAACTACACACATTATCAATACCCAGTTTTCCACTTTCCTGGGGCGGGGAGGCGTCAGACAATAGATACAAAAAAGATAACTATAATGAAAGAAGAttacaaatattaaacaaaaatatttaccACTTATCTATTCATTTTATTATTCACACTATCGTATATAGGATCACTGATAAGCAAGCACTGCCACTCTTTGCCAGTTATCCAAGGCAGCACTTTACAATTAATTATCATTACAGAATGAATTAATTTGTTTTGTCTGGAATAGGAAGTCtgtgaaaataaataaataaatataatatatatatatatatatatatatatatatatatatatatatatatatatatatatatatatatatatatatatatttatttatatttcagGAGTGTATCAAGGTCCCcctcaaggtcgaactactgaccctccacaGGATACAAGCTTACAACTACTGCCtaactaattactgctaggtgaacagtggcattaggtgacaggaaatgtgcccaaccatttctgtccagtccagcagtggtctgttttgtctCACTGACTTTCTGGTTGCTTTCCCAGAAGCAACCAGAAAGTGGttgatataaatacatatatacatgtcatTGTTCCCTTCCCTAGTGGTGACAAATACATACATAAATGTCATTGTTCCCTTCCCTAGTGGtgacatatacatacataaatgTCCCTGTGGCTTTGTGAGGAGGGGgccctggctctggtccctggtaggccgatAGAACTGTGCAGCTAATGCGACCGAGCAGTGGTACAATATCGGTCATaacagcttcagggagcctcaagggggggggggtggggggcagaaataccccccccctcccccagaaaTATCCTCTTTCAAACATTGCAGCAACAATCAGCATTTATAAAACAGCATTTGGTGAGATTTTGAAGAAAATACAAAATTTGGATGGAAAACAGTATGAATTAGGAGCTAAACTGGTAAATAAGAGCAATAGTGATGACAGATAGAGGAGTTACCAGTACCTTGGACTGAGAATTAAATTGATAGAAACCACAAGGGAAATATAAAACAAATGTTTAATTTCAGGAATTTCCACTTGTTCATCTTGCAACCTTAAACAAGATGATTTAACAATTTATAAATCACACTTGATAAGTTTAAGGAAAATAAAATTTTGGACGAAAAGTGTCAAAATAAGGACCTAAAAATAAGACAGAAGCATGGATGCTCTAAGAACCAAGTGTTGCAATTTCACTATTGCAAAGTTATTTAAGCATAATAACCATACAGGGTATAGGAAAGATGTGCCTACCTTTCTCTATATTTTCAGTTACTTGATTCTTTGGCATCCTTATAAACATATTGCCGACGCAGATCCACGTCTTGCTAGTAAGGCTGTGGCCAGTTAAATTATTGTTTCGTAGCTGCCGCAGCGCCTCCCTATTGGTGTTACGTCGACGGTCAAGAGTGATAATCTCTTGTCGGTCACAGATTACCTCTTCGGCAGCTGCTTCCACCTCCTCCAAGTACTTTTGCAGCATTTCTGGAGACTTGGTCATGGTgttaagctaaaaaaaaaaagaatgacaGTAAAGAGTTAAAATGCGAAAAGTTTCATGACTTTCCTTAGCCTAAAAATACATGTCATTTACAAAAGATTACCATACTCTCGATCCAAGTGAGAAAAAATGCAAAGTGATTTAAAAGTCCAGATTATGGCAGAAATTTCATGTCATCCTTTTACCAATAAGTGAAAAAATAAAGACATATTGATAGTTCTATTCTGTTTATCTTTCTTTATTTAACTTCATAGTTAAACAAACAAGATACAGTAACCATTCAATTTACATACAGTATTACATTTATAACTTATTTGATATGTCCTATCTCTTACAGCACACTTCTTTTGAGGAGATTATCAAGTTATAAAAATAATTTCACTTAAAGTAAACCAGGGATTCTATTTTTATGACTAAtaataacaaacagcagctcTCCCTATGACCCTGTAATATATATTAGCGACGAGATCTACCATTAATGTACCATGATTAACTGTAAATACATAGCTATTGAAATGGAACGTTCTCTGTAACTAGCCaacattataattataaggtgtgaaggatagatgaagctgttaatgtaataatctctgttgaggtctgataaagaccttatgTGCCCTCTATAATCTTTTTTTTTCTGCCaccgctcacagggtgagtatggggtgcacaataaactagccacctcagGTGGCAACAATCAGATCTCTAATGAGAAAATACTGAAGCTGCAAAATTGAATCGAACCTGCATCCCTGAACTCCTCAAGCACGTGCACTACCAACTGAACCGTGATGGTGTTGAAATGATCTTTAATTAAGTCCCCTCATGGTTCCAGTAGCTTTCATCCTGTCCCCACCCCTTAGGAAATTACATatctacctggattgtacctggacgaGGTTCtgaaagttcttctactccccgagcccgaccTGGAACCAGGCCTGACTTGTGAGAAcatggtccaacagactgttgcttggagcggcccacaggcccacatatccactgcaGTCTGGTTGGTTcagcacttcttgcagaaaactgtccagtttttCTTTGGGATTTTCCCTTTTGTTCTGGCAACATTTCTTGTATTTGCTGGGAGGAcaaacaactgtggacctctgatgttcagtattcactgattgtgcctatggcacctctactcttcactggctgtATTATAAATTTCCTTTCATATctgtcactccagtatgttatgtTACCATGCAAATTtatgacctggccttccagtatcatccatgtatatattatttggtacCTCCCTCATCATCCCTTAATACATTTGGCCTAATGTGATACTGTGCTTCATTACTAGTGTTAGTGCAATAGTATTGCCTCAGTGCTGTAATCATGGTCATATGACACATTTGGGCGTCATAGGACCATGACGCCTAACCACAGCCAAAATGTTCTGGGTTCAATTCCCACAGGAGGGCAAAAACATTTGGACAATATTTTCTTTCAAATgcttttgttcacctagcagtaaacaagtACCAGGGAGTTAAATAATTgttgggggtggggaagggggggagggggtgttgcatCATAGGGGAAGTGAGTAGGACTAGAGGCACCTTAACTATGGGAAATGGAAACCATTACAGGACTAATGCCTCTCTTAAGTGCAATGCCTCTCTGCAAGCTTTAATAACAGTATATAAATTTTATCATTATAATCCTAAgcaacatacattgtataattcttAATATATATAGTAATCATATGTCTTATCTTTGTAAATTTTAGAACGAACTTTGGTTCCTACAACTGCTAAATGATTTGTTGTAAAGCTAGTTACAAGTAATCAATAGAAAGTGCTAAGGCAATATGGCTATATAACACTGTCTATTGATACAGACTAGTACAGTATAGGGTTCCAAGATACTGTTCAGGATGGCAATATAAGAGCAGAAAGGCAAAAAATGTTACTCAACAAAGGAGTCAGATTGACCAATATACAGTTTCAAAATCTAATGTTACCTAACAGTGTGATTTGCTTCATTCATGAATAATTACAATAACTTCTAATTAAGGGATAgctttccattcacctgggctataTGGGTCTCGAACCATTGACCCCATGCGTGTGAGGCCAACggtctatcgactgggctatgagcagTCTTAAAAGGAAAGTTTCCATATACTGTATACCAAGATAGCCATATTatgtaaaatatataatttgcaATTGGTACTAGATCTTTGAGGATTAGATAAAGAGATGAAAATTGAATAACAATTACTGAGAATGCTTATCTTAACTCCTTAAATAATTCTGCTAATTGAAAGTCCTACATAGTGGTGTATATGACAAAATACAGTCGCTCACAAAACAAATCCAAAAAAAGATCTCATATGACAACTGCAGCACATAAGGTAATCACAGATAGTGACTGGGACACACAAGGTAATATCCTAAACcacatacacacaaaatatatttaCCGATCCCGAGTCCTCAGTCTGCATCTTCAACTACTGTATTATATACACAGGGAGAGGCAATGTCAACAATCTGGTTCATTTAACATTCGTCTTATTTCTATTTCTTTTTTTACATCTCTTGTTTTTTGCATTTTGGCCTCCCTCTTGCTAAGTGTACTTTTTCGCTCTATGCGTTCACTCGCTTTACAAACTCTCTTAACTGCCTCTGTATCAGCTGGACCAAAGTGGGTCACTCTTGGAGTATCTTTGGCACTATTTCCCAAACCTTCTCTATCTCTCTTCAACACAGTCTTAATGGGAAACTTGGCACCAGACCTGTGTGGACCAAGACCCTTCTCTGTATCCCAACCTTGATTAACAAGGAGTTGGTAGCCTTTATTGCTGGGAGGAATACCATAAATAGTTTTATTTGCACCTGTCCCCAACTTAAACTGATGAACAATGGAGGTCTCGTGCTGGAGATGTGAACTTTCCTTAATGGTTCTTTGGCAAACACCACAgaagaaccccttagtttgagGTTCTCTCTTTGGATGAGAAACTCTCATTTCTTCATCTGACTGCAAGTTACTTTTCTTTTTGTTGGATTTTATCAACATCTCAACAATCTTTTTGTGTCCCTTCATAGTTGCTAAATATATGGCCGTGTTACCTTTACTATCTCTTGCCCCCATTCTTGCTTTGTGATCAAGTAATACTTGCACCGTGTCCTTAGCACCAGCACACGCAGCGACCATCAACAGTGACCATCCATACTCATCTTTCACATTAACATTAAAACCACTCGTCAGCAGTTTTCTTAGACCAGCCACGTCATTATTCTGAGCAAGTGCCATGGCCTTATGTATAGATTGAGCACATTCCCTTTTTCCACTGTACTCTTTTTGGTCCTCAACCTCTTCAAGATCATAACATTCAAATGTTCTTTCACAATTTTCCTCTTCCGACCGTTCTTTATGAGCACTAGTGCTGGGTTGGTAACGTTCATCCAATAATTCCTCATAAAACTTCTTGGCACCTTCCCCATTAAGTGATGTGCTAAATTTCTTCCTTTCCTCCTCAATTTGCTCAAATAGTGGTTCCGGCTTTGCTTGAATAAATACTTTCCACTTGATATGGGCTGTGGCCAAAGCTTTCCAGTTTGGATGATGCCCATCTTTGTTATCCATCTGAAATATTAAAATGAGTTAGCCAGCTCTGACTAGAATCTCATGACATTTTTGTTTAATACCAATTaggaaataatataaatatatatatatgaaaagcaAACACATACAAAATGCAATACTGTATGTAAAAACTGGCTAACTCTTTTATAATAAAATTTCATTTTATTAGGGAAAGGTGTTGGATATAAATGCCAGGATGAGAGAGAAATTCCTGAAACCTTCAGCCAATTATCATGGGACTGGGTTTAATTTAAATCAACATATTTAAAACTCATACACACTTTCAATCAAATTTATGAGAAACCTAAAGTTTCAGATAGTTTTGGTATAGTTTTTGCTGGAAACAAATTGCATATAAATAATATGTAGCCTATTATGAATGTTCAAtagctatttaaaaaaaatactgtatgttactgtaattacaataaaaaaaaacagaaaataaaAGGAGTAACAATTATTAATAAACTAGCGAATCTTGATAAAATTAATGCCAAGCCAAACTCAGGTTAAATCCAGGTTAGATGTTAATTAATAAAGCAACATATTAACGTTTAGtactaataaaataatttatattctttcaataaaaatacagtaattaaattttaatttatatttatgttacagAAAATACaaagcaaggtaaggtaattatcaggagaaagcacttgcaagggtatgaggaccaggagctgggctaTGAGGACAGGGTGAAGGAATGGTTCCTAGCCACTTGGACCATAGGGGATTGAAAGCTGACCTGCAAGAAACGAGACTGTTGCTGTACCGAGCAGTCCAAATGACTGGGCCAGAAAATACAAGCCACACCAATCAAAGTACAGTATTTATGAAGAGGTCTACTGGTAGCACAACAGTTTTCAGCA includes:
- the LOC123759018 gene encoding G patch domain and ankyrin repeat-containing protein 1 homolog — translated: MIQMVIQHVDVLGVYKISNQKHFMLHITLHQIDEENDLRIKLHHSLKVLQQMDNKDGHHPNWKALATAHIKWKVFIQAKPEPLFEQIEEERKKFSTSLNGEGAKKFYEELLDERYQPSTSAHKERSEEENCERTFECYDLEEVEDQKEYSGKRECAQSIHKAMALAQNNDVAGLRKLLTSGFNVNVKDEYGWSLLMVAACAGAKDTVQVLLDHKARMGARDSKGNTAIYLATMKGHKKIVEMLIKSNKKKSNLQSDEEMRVSHPKREPQTKGFFCGVCQRTIKESSHLQHETSIVHQFKLGTGANKTIYGIPPSNKGYQLLVNQGWDTEKGLGPHRSGAKFPIKTVLKRDREGLGNSAKDTPRVTHFGPADTEAVKRVCKASERIERKSTLSKREAKMQKTRDVKKEIEIRRMLNEPDC
- the Pdrg1 gene encoding p53 and DNA damage-regulated protein 1 isoform X1 gives rise to the protein MQTEDSGSLNTMTKSPEMLQKYLEEVEAAAEEVICDRQEIITLDRRRNTNREALRQLRNNNLTGHSLTSKTWICVGNMFIRMPKNQVTENIEKEQKQLDTEINNLRNGLCSKVNYLNDLEHKQNVIGTNLKALSPEDWKAVKQVLGQ
- the Pdrg1 gene encoding p53 and DNA damage-regulated protein 1 isoform X2; translated protein: MTKSPEMLQKYLEEVEAAAEEVICDRQEIITLDRRRNTNREALRQLRNNNLTGHSLTSKTWICVGNMFIRMPKNQVTENIEKEQKQLDTEINNLRNGLCSKVNYLNDLEHKQNVIGTNLKALSPEDWKAVKQVLGQ